From the Streptomonospora nanhaiensis genome, the window TCCTTGTAGCGCAGCAGCAGTGGGACCACGGGGTGGTCGACCCGGCGCAGCACCCAGGAGCGGGTGGAGGGCACCGGGTGGCCCGCGGCCGCGAAGGCGCGGGTGACCTGGCCCGGGGAGTCGGGGTTGACGGTGCGGCCGAACGCGGCGGAGATCCGCTCGGCGAGGTCGGCCAGGACGGGCGGGCGGGCCCCCGCCGGCGGGCGCGGGCCCAGCTGCTCGGTGAGGACGGCGTCGTGGATGTCGGCGCGCCAGGGCACTCCGGCGTGCGCCATCTCGGCGGCGGCCAGGGCCCCGGCAGACTCCACCGCCGCCAGCAGCGCGAAGCGGTCGGGGTGCTCGACCTCGGCGATGCGGCGCTGCTGGTCGGCGTGGACCTCGATGAGCGCGTCGAGCCGGTCGGTGCCCGGCGGCAGGGTGGAGCGGTCGGGCTCGAAGAGGGCGGGCTGGGGTGCGGGGCCCGCGGCGTGGCCGGGGGCGAGGTCGGGCGGCACGGTGCGGCCGTGCAGCCGCGCCCAGGCGGCGCCCAGCGAGCGGGCCTCGCCGAAGCGGCCGTGGTAGCCCAGCAGCAGGGACTCCACCAGGGCGGTGTCGTGGCAGCGGGCGACCCGCACGCCGCGCTTGACCAGCGCCGGGTAGATCTGCTCGGTGTCGGCCCAGATCCAGCGCACGGGATCGGCGCCGGGCTCGTGTTCGCCCCGGTACTCCAGGTCGGCCACGGCTCCGGCGAGGTCGTCGACCCGCCACAGCGCGCCCCGGCCGCCGGCGGTGTCCAGCTCGCGCAGACGGCCGCCGCCCTCGGCCCCTGGCACCGCCGCAATACGCATACCGGCAAGTCTGAAGCACGGAGACGACATTTCCGCACACTACCCGTACCGTGTCGGGCGGGCACCGGGCCGGCCCGCGCGCCATACCTCGCCCGAACCCGGCCGCATGGAGACGGCGGCGACGGCGGACGGCCTGGGTGGGCGATCATACGGCCCCTTCCGCCACGAGATACGGTCACGGTTCCTCGTTATTACCCCAGAGCCACATATCGTCGCCCGAAGAGTCGGGCGCCCGTCGCGCCCGCAACCACCAGCCCGCGGACCCGTGATCGCGGGCCGGAGCCCGCTCCTCGCCTCGGCGCCCCGGCGCCACCCGGCCATCCGCCTCGGGGACCGCTGGCCGCACGCATCGGCTCACGCTCCACCTCGGCGCCCCGTGGCCACCCCACGCATCCACTCCGGGGACCGATGACCGCACGCCCAACCCCGCGCCCCGCCACGCCTCCCCCGCCACACTTACCCCCGCACCACCTGCCCTTCGGCGCACCTACCCCCGCCCCGCGGCCCCCGGCCGCACCACGTTGGCCAGCGGCTCCCCGGCGGCCCAGCGGCGCAGCTGCTCGTCGACGAAGCGGCGGGCGCGCGGGTAGAACGCGGCGGCGCCGCCGCCCACGTGCGGGGTGATGTAGACGTTGGGCGCCTCCCACAGCGGGTGGTCGGCGGGCAGCGGCTCGGGGTCGGTGACGTCCAGGGCGGCGCGCACCCGGCCCTTCTCGGCCAGCAGGGCGGCGGTGTCCAGCAGCGGGCCGCGCCCGACGTTGACGACGAGGGCGTCGTCGGCCATCAGGGCCAGCTCGGCCGCGCCGATGAGCCCCTCGGTCTGGGGGGTGTGCGGCGCGGTCAGCACCACGACGTCGGCCTCGGGCAGCAGCGCGTGCAGGTCCTCGATGCCGTGCACGCCCTCGTCGGGGCGGGCGCGGCGGGCCAGGCGCACGACCTCGCACTCGTTGGGCACCAGCCGCCGCTCCAGCGCGGCGCCGATGCTGCCGTAGCCCACGATGAGCACCCGGCAGTCGGCCAGCGAGCGGGTGTAGTGCGGCTCCCAGCGGTGCGCGGTCTGGTCCAGCGACCAGCGGGGGAGCTCACGCTGGGCGGCCAGGATGAGCGCGAGCGCGTGCTCGGCGGTGCTGGCGTCGTGCAGGCCGCGCCCGTTGGCCAGTTCGACGCCGTCGGGCAGCACGGCCAGGGCGGTCTCGTAACCGGCGGTCAGCAGCTGCACGGCCCGCAGGTTGGGCATGCGCGCGATCAGGTCGAGGCGGGGGCCGCGGCCGTAGGGCACCACGTAGAAGGCCACCTCGGCGAGGTCGACGCCGGGCTCCCCGGTGCCGTCGTAGACGTCGCACACCACGCCCTCCGGCGCGTTCTCCCGGTTCTCCACCCACGGCACCAGCACGCGGTCGGCCATGCCCGCTCCCCCGATCCCAGTCGTCCTCTGCTGCTGGGCACCCTAGCGAAGCCGCCCGGAGGGGGCGGCGGGCGGGGACGCGGTGGTCAGGCGGCCGGGCGGGTCAGCTCGTAGCAGGCGATGGCGGCGGCCGCGGTGACGTTGAGGGAGTCCACGTCGCGGCCGGCCATGGGGATGCGCACGGGCGTGTCGGCCTGGGCCAGCCAGCGCGAGGACAGGCCGTCGCCCTCGCTGCCCAGCAGCAGTGCCGCGGGGCGGCCGGCCGCGGCGGCCAGGGCGGCGGGCAGCGGCACCGCGTCGGCTGCGGGCGTGAGGGCCATGAGGTGGAAGCCCCGCTCGCGCAGCAGGCCCAGGCCGCCGTACCAGTCGGTCAGGCGGCTGTAGGGCAGGGTGAACACGGCGCCCATGGAGACCTTGATGGCGCGCCGGTAGAGGGGGTCGGCGCAGCGGGGCGCCAGCAGGGCGGCGTCCACGCCCAGTCCGGCGGCGCTGCGGAAGATGGCGCCGACGTTGGTGTGGTCGAGCACGTCCTCCAGGACGACGACGCGGCGGGCGCGCTCCAGCACGGCGCCGGGCTCGGGCAGGGGGCGGCGGTGGAAGGCCGCGAGGGCTCCGCGGTGCACGTCGAACCCGGTGAGGGATTCGGCGACCGCCTGGTCGACCACGTAGACGGGGGCGTCCACGGCCGCCGCGAGGTCGGCCAGGGCGTCGAGGCGGCGCCGGGTCAGCAGCAGCGAGCGGGGCGCGAACCCGGCGGTCAGGGCCCGGCGGATGACCTTGTCGCCCTCGGCCATGAACAGGCCGTGCTCGGCCTCGATGCTGCGGCGCAGGTTGGTGTCGCGCAGCCGCACGTAGTCGGCCAGCCGGGGGTCGGCGGGGTCGGGCACCTCGATGACGTCCATGGCCACCGATTATCGGCCGGTGGCGGCGCCGCCCGGGACGCCGGGCGGCGGGGCGGGGCCCCGGGGGTCAGTCCAGCGGGGCGGTGACGGCGCGCAGCCGCTGCCAGCGCGCCTCCTCGCAGGAGTTGGCGCGGTTCAACTCGGTGCTGACCTCCTCGCCCTGCCAGGTGCCGGTGATGACGGCCTCCTGGGGGCCGTACTCGCGCTCGGTGCAGACCGAGCCGCGGGCGACCTCGGCGAAGGGGTTGTCGGCCGAGGCCTGGTCGTCGTCCTCGGCCCACTCGGCGGCCACGCGCGCGATCTCGGCGCAGGCGCCGGGGTCGGTGTCGGGGTCGCCGGTGCACTCCAGGTTCTGCACGTAGGCGTGGCCCTCGTCGACCACCTGGATGCGCAGGTCGCCCACCGGCGCCTCGGACAGCGTGCTGAGGTCGCTGACGCGGTCGGCCTCGGAGTCGGCCGCCGCCGGGGGTTCGGGAGCCGTCATCGACCCGCCCACGGCGACGCCGTAGGCGAGCGCTCCACCGAGGCAGAGCGAACCGAGGACCGCGGTTCCAATCGAACCGAGCAGTCCGCGGCGGGGGTTTCGCTGGGACATGGCCGCCACTCTAGGAAGTCGTTCGGTTGCGCATCGGAGCAACGGGGAAAGCTCCCGCATCGCTCCTGATTCCCGTGATTGCGCCCATCGCACCTGGCTCGCCGGGGAGTCGGCGTCCCGGCGCCGCGGCGCACCGGGAGGGTCCGGCCGCGCGAATGCGCGTATCGCAAGATACCGGTCGAAGCCGAGTACGCATACTAGCCATGTCCGGTGTGAGTGGTCACCATCGGTCCGCGGTTCGCTGCGCGGCGGGATGTGGCCCTTCTCTCTTTCGTTACCAGCGAGTAAGGTCGTCGCCCGACCCCCCGTCGCGCACCTGCCCTCGGAGAGAACGTGCCCAACGGCCGACACCGCCAGCCCTCGCGCGCCCGCGCCGCGCTGGCCTCCCCGCTCGGATTCACCGCGGTCGCGGTCGCGCTGATCGCCGTGCTCAGCGTGGCGATCCCCTATGCCGTGCGGCTGGCCGGCTGCGGCGAGACCCGCTACCTGCGGGTGGCGGGCGCGCTGGGCATCGCGCCGGTGCTCCAGTCGGCGGCCGACGAGTTCAACGACGCCGGCCACGAGTACTCCGGCACGTGCGTGTTCGCCCAGGCGGCGGAGGTCCCGCCGCACCGCGTCATGACCGAGCTGTCGGGCGGCGGCGCGGGCGGCTCCGGCGTCGTGCCCGACGTGTGGGTGCCGGAGTCCTCGGCGTGGGTGGAGCTGGCCCGGGTCTCGGAGTCGGGGGCGCGCACGATCGAGACCGAGCCGCGCTCGCTGGCCTCCTCGCCGGTGGTGGTGGCGGTGCCGCGGGGCACGGACGGCGTGGCCGCGAGCTGGGAGGCACTGCTGCCGGGGGAGCGGCCCGAGGGCAGCCCCCTGGTGATGGTGGACCCCAACCGGGGTGTGCCGGGCATGGCGGCCATGCACGCCGTGCGCGGCATCCTGGGCACCGGCGACGCGGCCGACACCGCCATGACCGACTTCGTGCGCGACGCCCAGCCCGACACCGCCTTCGGCGAGATCGACCTCGCCGGGGTGTACCCGGCGCCGTCCGGCGCCGCGCCGGTGGCGGTGGTGCCCGAACAGGCCGTGGCCGCCTACAACGCCGACGGCCCCAAGACCCCGCTGGAGGCGCTGTACCCCCGGGAGGGCACGGTCAGCCTCGACTACCCCTTCGTCACGGCCGGGGACGACCCGGTCGTGCGCGAGGCGGCCGACGACCTGTTCGACGTGCTCAGCGGCGAGGGCTACCGGGAGCGGCTGCGCGACATGGGCTTCCGCGACCCCGACGGCGCGGCGCCGGACCGGCTGGCCGGCCTGGCCGGGCTGGACCCCGCGCGGCCGCGCACCCACGACGACCTGACCGGCGACGCGCTGCTGTCGGCGGTGGAGGACTGGAACCGGCTGTCGATGCCCTCGCGGGCGCTGGTGCTGGCCGACGTCTCGGCGCACATGCGGGCCGACATCGCCCCCGGCGGCCCCAGCCGGCTGGAGGTCACCCGCCAGGCCGCGCTGCTGGGCCTGACGCTGTTCCCCGACGACACCGACATGGGGCTGTGGCTGCTCTCCGACGAGTTCGGCGAGACGGGCCGGGAGGAGGCCGAGGGGCTGGCGGAGCTGGGCAGCTCCGACGCCGGCAGCGGCACCACCCGGCGCGAGGAGCTGCAGGCGATCGCCGAGGACATCGGCGTGGAGGGCGGCGGTTCGCGGCTCTACGACAACATCCTGGCGGCCTACGAGACCGTGGACGGCTCCTATGAGGAGGACCACATCAACAGCGTCATCGTGCTCACCGCCGGGCGGGACGACGGCTCCAGCGAG encodes:
- a CDS encoding TrmH family RNA methyltransferase, with the translated sequence MDVIEVPDPADPRLADYVRLRDTNLRRSIEAEHGLFMAEGDKVIRRALTAGFAPRSLLLTRRRLDALADLAAAVDAPVYVVDQAVAESLTGFDVHRGALAAFHRRPLPEPGAVLERARRVVVLEDVLDHTNVGAIFRSAAGLGVDAALLAPRCADPLYRRAIKVSMGAVFTLPYSRLTDWYGGLGLLRERGFHLMALTPAADAVPLPAALAAAAGRPAALLLGSEGDGLSSRWLAQADTPVRIPMAGRDVDSLNVTAAAAIACYELTRPAA
- a CDS encoding 2-hydroxyacid dehydrogenase; the encoded protein is MADRVLVPWVENRENAPEGVVCDVYDGTGEPGVDLAEVAFYVVPYGRGPRLDLIARMPNLRAVQLLTAGYETALAVLPDGVELANGRGLHDASTAEHALALILAAQRELPRWSLDQTAHRWEPHYTRSLADCRVLIVGYGSIGAALERRLVPNECEVVRLARRARPDEGVHGIEDLHALLPEADVVVLTAPHTPQTEGLIGAAELALMADDALVVNVGRGPLLDTAALLAEKGRVRAALDVTDPEPLPADHPLWEAPNVYITPHVGGGAAAFYPRARRFVDEQLRRWAAGEPLANVVRPGAAGRG
- a CDS encoding substrate-binding and VWA domain-containing protein, whose translation is MPNGRHRQPSRARAALASPLGFTAVAVALIAVLSVAIPYAVRLAGCGETRYLRVAGALGIAPVLQSAADEFNDAGHEYSGTCVFAQAAEVPPHRVMTELSGGGAGGSGVVPDVWVPESSAWVELARVSESGARTIETEPRSLASSPVVVAVPRGTDGVAASWEALLPGERPEGSPLVMVDPNRGVPGMAAMHAVRGILGTGDAADTAMTDFVRDAQPDTAFGEIDLAGVYPAPSGAAPVAVVPEQAVAAYNADGPKTPLEALYPREGTVSLDYPFVTAGDDPVVREAADDLFDVLSGEGYRERLRDMGFRDPDGAAPDRLAGLAGLDPARPRTHDDLTGDALLSAVEDWNRLSMPSRALVLADVSAHMRADIAPGGPSRLEVTRQAALLGLTLFPDDTDMGLWLLSDEFGETGREEAEGLAELGSSDAGSGTTRREELQAIAEDIGVEGGGSRLYDNILAAYETVDGSYEEDHINSVIVLTAGRDDGSSEISHGELVAELQDRFDPERPVTLFIIAFGDQPERAELAEIAAATSGTLSVADDPGEIGDIFLSSISRRLCVPDCE